The Candidatus Thermoplasmatota archaeon genomic interval GAGGGCGGCGCGGGCCGCGTCCGGGTCGGCCGACTCGCGGATGATGCGGATGACCTTGTCGAGGTTCGCGCGCTCGCCGACCGCGAGGAGGAGGCCCTTCACGATGTGGAGGCGCGCCTCGGCCTTCTTGAGGAGGAACTGCGTCCGCCGCGTCACGACCACCGTGCGGTGTCCGAGGTACTCCTCGAGGAGGCCCTTGAGCGTGAGGACGCGGGGCTGGTTGTCGACGAGGGCGAGGTTCAGGATGCCGAAGCTCGCCTCGAGCTGCGTGTGCTTGAAGAGGTTGTTGAGGACGACGTCCGTGACCGCGTCGCGCTTGAGCTCGATGACCATGCGCATGCCTTCGCGGTCGGACTCGTCGCGCAGGTCGCTGATGCCCTCGAGCTTCTTCTCCTTCACGAGATCCGCGATGGCGGCGAGGAGGTTCGCCTTGTTGACCATGTAGGGGAGCTCCGTGAAGACGAGCCGTTCGCGGTCGCCCTTCATCTCCTCGATCTCGTGCTTCGCGCGGACGCGGATGACGCCGCGGCCCGTCGCGTAGGCCTGGAGGATGCCGGAGCGGCCCTGGATGATGCCGCCCGTCGGGAAATCGGGCCCGGGAACGAGCTTGACGAGCTCCGCGATGGAGATGTCGGGGTTCGCGGCGAGCGCCTTGAGCGCATCCACGATCTCGCCGAGGTTGTGGGGCGGCATGTTGGTGGCCATGCCGACCGCGATGCCGGAGGATCCGTTCACGAGGAGGTTCGGGAGCTTCGCGGGCAGGACCGTCGGCTCCTCGAGCGAGGCGTCGAAGTTGGGCGCGAAGTCCACGGTCTCCTTGTCGAGGTCCTCGAGCAGCTCGCCCGCGATGCGGGAGAGGCGGGCTTCGGTGTAACGCATGGCCGCCGCGTTGTCGCCGTCGACCGAGCCGAAGTTGCCCTGGCCGTCGACGAGGGGGTACCGCAGGGAGAAATCCTGCGCCATGCGGACCATCGTGTCGTACACGGCGGAGTCGCCGTGCGGGTGGTACTTTCCGAGCACCTCGCCGACGACGCGGGCGCTCTTCTTGTGCGCCTTGTCGGCGGTGAGGCCCAGCTCCTGCATCGCGTACAGGATGCGGCGGTGGACGGGCTTGAGGCCGTCGCGCGCGTCGGGAAGCGCTCTGCCCACGATGACGGACATCGCGTAGTCGATGTACGCGGTGCGCATCTCGCTCTCGATGGGGCGGTCGACGAGGGTTCCGTGGCCGCCGTTCGGAATCGTGTCGGGATTCGGTTCTTCCACCATCGCGCTTCACCTCAGACGTCCAGCACCCGCACGTCCCGCGCGTGCTCCATGATGTAGTCGCGGCGCGGCTCAACCGCGTCGCCCATGAGGAGCGTGAAGAGGCGATCGGCCTCCACCGCGTCCTCGACCGTGACCTTCGCGAGCGTGCGCGTCGCGGGATTCATCGTCGTCTCCCAGAGCTGGGTCGGGTTCATCTCGCCGAGACCCTTGTAGCGCTGGAGCCCCACCCCCTGCGATCCGATCTCCGCGAGGATCGCGTCCTTGTCCTTCTCGGTGTACGCGTAGCGCTCGGTCTTGCCCTTCTTGATCTTGTAGAGGGGCGGCTGCGCGATGTACACGTAGCCCGACTCGATGAGCGGACGCATCGTCCGGTAGAAGAACGTGAGGAGGAGCGTCCGGATGTGGGCGCCGTCAACGTCCGCATCGGTCATGATGATGATCTTGTGGTAGCGGGCCTTCGAGAGGTCGAACTCCTCCTCGACGCCCGCGCCGATCGCCGCGATCATGTCCTGGATGAGCTGGTTCTTCAGGATCTTGTCGAGACGGCTCTTCTCGACGTTGAGGATCTTGCCGCGAAGCGGAAGGATGGCCTGGAACTCGCGGTTGCGCCCCTGCTTCGCGGACCCGCCGGCCGAGTCGCCCTCGACGATGTAGAGCTCCGAGGTCGTCGGGTCGCGGCTTGCGCAGTCCGCGAGCTTGCCCGGGAGCGTCGAGGACTCGAGGAGCCCCTTGCGGCGCGTCAGCTCGCGGGCCTTGCGGGCGGCTTCGCGGGCGCGCTGGGCCTGCAGGCACTTCTCGACGATGATGGCCCCGACGCGCGGGTGCTCCTCGAGGTACGTCGCGAGCTTGCCCGCCACGATCGAGTCCACGATGCCGCGGGTCTCCGCGTTCCCGAGCTTCGTCTTCGTCTGGCCCTCGAACTGGGGCTCGGGGATCTTCAGGCTCACGATGGCGGTGAGGCCTTCGCGCGTGTCCTCGCCCGAAAGGTCGTCCTCGCCGGACTTGAGCGCCTTCGACTCGCGGGCGTAGCGGTTCACGACGCGCGTCACGGCGCCCTTGAAGCCGACCATGTGCGTACCGCCCTCGGCCGTGTTGATGTCGTTCGCGAACGAGAACACGTTCTCCGTGTATCCGTCCGTCCACTGCATCGCGACGTCGACCATCTGCCCCTGGTCCTCGCCCGAGAAGGTGATGATGTCGGGATGGAGGGGCGAGCGGCCCTTGTTGATCCATTTCACGAACTCGGCGAGGCCGCCCTCGTACTGGAAGACCTCGCGCCGGTCGCTCGTCTCGTCCGTGAACGTGATCTTGAGGCCCGAGTTCAGGAAGGCGAGCTCGCGCAGCCGCGTGACGAGGGTCTCGCCGTTGAACACGGTGTCGGTGAAGATCGTCGCGTCGGGCTTGAAGCGCTGGCTCGTGCCGTGCCCGGGCGCGGGTCCGAGGCGCTGCATGGGGGCGACCGGGACGCCGCGCTCGAGCCGCACGAACGCCTTCTCGCCGCGGTACACGACCGTCGTCTCGAGCCACTCCGAGAGGGCCGCGACCACCGAGAGGCCGACGCCGTGGAGACCGCCCGACACCTTGTAGGCGCCGCGGTCGAACTTGCCGCCCGCGTGGAGCTGGGTGAGCACGATCTCGAGCGCCGGCTTCCCGTACTTGGGGTGGATGTCGGTCGGGATGCCCTGACCGTCGTCGGAGACCGTCACCGAACCGTCCTTGTGGAGCGTGACCTCGATCGCGCTGCAGCGGCCCGCGAGGGCCTCGTCGACCGAGTTGTCGACGAGCTCGTACACGAGGTGGTGGAGGCCGCGCTGGTCGGTCGAGCCGATGTACATGCCCGGGCGCTTGCGCACCGCGGCGAGCCCTTCGAGCACCTGGATCGAGGCCGCGCCGTAGTCTTGCTGCGACTCGGAGGCCTTCTTCTCGGTCATGGAAAACGTACGCTCCTGCGGAGTCGGGGCTTATGAATGCCCGGTGCAACCCACTTATAAAGGGAAACGCCGGAATGGCTTATATAGATTCCGCGGCTGTCCCCCGATTCGGACCGCCCATGGACGCCCCCCTCGTGCTCGACACCTCCGCGCTCCTCTCCGGCCGCCCCGTGCGGCTTGCGGGCGCGACGTACGTGCCGCCCGAGGTCCTCGACGAGATGCGCCGCCCCGGCGCGAGCGCGCGCAACCTGGAGTATCTGCTCGCCGCGGGCCTCGCGGTGCGCGCGGCGACGCCGGGGGCCCTCGCGGCGGCGCGCGCCGCGGCCGAGCGCACGGGCGACCTTCCGCGCCTCTCCCGCGCCGACCTCGCGGTGCTCGCGCTCGCGGTCGACCTCGGGGCGCGGATCGCGACCGACGACTACCGCGTGCAGAACGTCGCGGTCGCGCTCGGGATCGCGCACGAGGGACGCGCGGAGCGCGGCATCACGGAGGCGTGGACCTGGGTCTATCGCTGCAACGGATGTCGCCGGGTGCACGCGACCGACCCCGGAGCGTGCCCGGTGTGCGGCGCCGCGACGCGCGCGGTGCGGGCGCGACCCGGCCAGAAGCCTTGATGCCGCGCGGCCCGCATGCGCGCTCGACGCGGAGGTCCCCTAGCTGGTCAATGGGGCGAGACTTAGGATCTCGTGCCGCAGGGCTTCGCAGGTTCGAATCCTGCCCTCCGCATGTCCGGTTCGCGCCGCGGTGCTAATGCCTCACGGGCTTGAGCTTCGGGCACTTCGTCTTGAGCTTCGGCTCCTCGACGAGCCAGGGGTCGTACGGCACGAAGCCGGTCGATTCGAGGGCCGCGCCCGATCCGGCGCCGACGCCCGAGGGGCCGGTCGCGTCGCCCCACCAGTTGCGCGTGGCGTTGCCCGGCAGCCCGGCCTCGGCGACGAGGCCCGTCGCGGACCGGACGATCGAGTTGTTGTGGAAGGCCCAGCCGCCGGCGTTGAAGATCGACGCGGCTGTGCCCGCGTCCTCGAACCGGTTCTTCTCCACGAGGCCCCGGTCCCCGAGATCGAGCCGGAGGCCGCGCGTGACGTTGGAGAAGAGATTGCCCACGATGTGGACGTCCTGCGACTTCGCAAGCCACAGGGCGGCTTCAGGGTGCCGCGAGCCCTCGAACGTGTTGCCGCAGACGAGCGCCGACGGCAGCCTCGTGGGGAACTCGATCTCCTCGCTCGCCCGGAACGCGGACGAGGCGCCCACGAAGAGGTTGTCGACGAGCGAGAAGGCCTCGTGATCGCCGTCCACGAGCACCGTCGCGTCCGCGAAACGGTTCTCCTTGAGCGTCACCGCGCGGCTCGCCTCTCCGAAAAACAGCGAATCCAGGGGCGTGCGCCGGAAGGTCGAGCCCTCCACGAGCACGTTTGCGGACGCGCGGACCGCGAGGCCCGATTCCGACCCCGCGAACACGACGTTCGAGATGCGGACGTCCTCGGACCGCAGGACGTAGACGCCGAGATACGTGAGGAGGAGGTCCGGGACCGGCGGCGTGAAGTCGGTGTCCTCGATTGCGATGCCGCGGGACGACTCGACGAAGACGTTGAACCGGTGGTCCGTGACGCGGACGTCCCGGACGACGACGTTCTCGGCCTGCGCGAGATGGATGCCGATGGGCTCCCGACATTCGGGGCCCGGTCTCGTCGCGCAGCCGGGCGCGGCCGCGACGCGTCCCGTGAGGTCCCGGATGACGACGTCCTCGATGACGACGTGCGCGGTGGTCCCTTCTAGCCGGATGCCGGCCTGCGCCGTGTGGACGATCTCCCAACCGCGGATGACGTAGGGGTCGTCGGCCGTGCCGACGCCGTCCACGACCCCCGAGAAGGGGCCGTCGAAGGCGGCGTCGCCCACGATCGTGATGCTCGGATGCGGGAGGTGGGACGGCGCCACCGCGACCGGCGCCGACGCGAAGCCGACGCCGGTCGCAAGGAGGCTCACCGCAAGGAGAACGGGCCACATGATCGCGCGCTCGCTACCGGGGCCTTATAGGTCTTTCAGTCCGCTCCTTGGCCGCCTCAATAGGAAATCCAGCCGGACGCGTACTTGAACGGCACGGGGTCGCCCGTCATCGTGACCTCCACGTGGTAGTAGTTCACGTCCCCCTCCCGGTTCGTGGCGCCCTTGTCCTTGAAGACCGTCCCGTTCAACTGGTAGGCCCAGACGCAGTCGTGGATCGATTGAAGGACGGTGCACTTCGAGGCCGTCGTGCAGTCCGCAGGTCCGATGTTCGCTCCGCTGATGGTCTGCCGGTACGTGACGCAGGCCTTCACCGCGTACTCCTTGCCGATGGAATCGATCACACGGTTCGCGACGCGCCAGCCGAAGGTGTCGGTTCCGCGGACGTCCCCGTCGAACCGAGCGTACCAGATGCACTTCCCGTAGGAGTAGGTGCTCGTGTTGACCCACCAGGGGCCCGTGTAGGCGCACTGCGGAACGCTGAACTGGGAATCCGTGTTCGCGCACGACTGCGATCCGTCGGGACAGCCTCCCGGGGTTTCCGACGCCGTTTCGAGCCCGCGGATGCCGATCGAGTACCACTCGAGGTGACCGTTGTTCCGGGTCGGCGCCGCGCCCCGGTCGATCATGACGCCCGACGACGCATCGTAGTAGACGATGTGGTTGTCGAGGGTCCGGAGGTAGTCGCCGCTCGAGGGATTGAGGGGGTCGCTCTGCAACGCCCCTCCGCCTCCGCCGAAGGTGATCGCGGCGGCGGCGCCGGAGACGATGAGCAAGGTCGCGATGCAAGCCGATAGCCGGGGGATCCTCATGGTTTCCTAGCCTCCCTGATTGTTCGTGTTGAACTCCCTGGTGCCAAGTGAAACTTCCGCTCCCTGGTCCACGATCACGTCGATCGTGTGCGGCCCGTTCGAGCGGGTCCTCGTGTCCCACGCGTAGGACCACTTCGGCGCGCGTCCCAGGTTCGCGATGGCCGCCTGGTCGTGGTCGACGACGAGGCGGATCCGGTCGACGAGATCGCCCGCGTCGGGGTCGATCGCGGTACCCGTCAGGGTCGCCGTACCCGAGAAGGTCGCCCCCTCGGCCTGGTCGAAGGTGACGACGGGGAGGGCGTTCGCGGCGCGGATCACGATGTCGTCCACGTAGATCTCGCCGGCGCCCGTCGGGGTCGAGGCATCGAGGTCGCCGATCGCGAGCCGCGTGAGGGCGCCCGCAAGCGGCAGCTCGGTGTACATCTTGTTGTTGAACTCGATCGCCCACAGCCCGCGGTTCTGGTCGACGTCGATGCGGATCGGGTACCACGTGTTGGCGCTGATCGTTCCGAGGGCGAATTGGCTCCAGGAACCGCCGTACCGCGTCCGGGCGTAGGCCTCCGTGGCGCCCGTCACGGTGTTCGAGTGCAGCGAAAGGCCGATCTCGAACGTCGAGCCGGTGCCGAGCGCGAGCGCGTACATGTGGTTGAACTGCACGCTCGGCGAGGCGGTTGCGGCCGGATCGGCGGCGGGTCCGCTCGCGGTGGTCGAGCCCACGTCGACCTCCTGACGGAGGGAGCCCGCGGCCGGGTAGAGCACCATGGCGTCGACCACGAACCGCGACGGCAGGTTGAGCGATCGCGTGACGTGGGACACCTCGTTGGGCACGCCCGTCGACCGGAGGTGCGCCGCGCGCGACCCCGTCAGGGTGAAGTTGTCCGACCAGTCGGCATGGGACGTGGGACGGTACGGGGGCTTGACCCAGAGCAGGGACGTCGTGTCGTCGAACCCTTCGGAGGCGACAAGGCGGCCGCGGTGGACGAGGAGCGACCGCCAGCGGAGGTCCGCGTCGCCGCCCCCGAGGACGATGCCGTCCGGCGCGAGCGCGCTCGAGGTCGAATAGCTTCCGACGAACGCGTCGTTGACCTTGAGTGTCCAGCGCCCGTCGAGGACGCTCACGACCAGCCTGTTGTA includes:
- the gyrB gene encoding DNA topoisomerase (ATP-hydrolyzing) subunit B translates to MTEKKASESQQDYGAASIQVLEGLAAVRKRPGMYIGSTDQRGLHHLVYELVDNSVDEALAGRCSAIEVTLHKDGSVTVSDDGQGIPTDIHPKYGKPALEIVLTQLHAGGKFDRGAYKVSGGLHGVGLSVVAALSEWLETTVVYRGEKAFVRLERGVPVAPMQRLGPAPGHGTSQRFKPDATIFTDTVFNGETLVTRLRELAFLNSGLKITFTDETSDRREVFQYEGGLAEFVKWINKGRSPLHPDIITFSGEDQGQMVDVAMQWTDGYTENVFSFANDINTAEGGTHMVGFKGAVTRVVNRYARESKALKSGEDDLSGEDTREGLTAIVSLKIPEPQFEGQTKTKLGNAETRGIVDSIVAGKLATYLEEHPRVGAIIVEKCLQAQRAREAARKARELTRRKGLLESSTLPGKLADCASRDPTTSELYIVEGDSAGGSAKQGRNREFQAILPLRGKILNVEKSRLDKILKNQLIQDMIAAIGAGVEEEFDLSKARYHKIIIMTDADVDGAHIRTLLLTFFYRTMRPLIESGYVYIAQPPLYKIKKGKTERYAYTEKDKDAILAEIGSQGVGLQRYKGLGEMNPTQLWETTMNPATRTLAKVTVEDAVEADRLFTLLMGDAVEPRRDYIMEHARDVRVLDV
- a CDS encoding NOB1 family endonuclease, translated to MDAPLVLDTSALLSGRPVRLAGATYVPPEVLDEMRRPGASARNLEYLLAAGLAVRAATPGALAAARAAAERTGDLPRLSRADLAVLALAVDLGARIATDDYRVQNVAVALGIAHEGRAERGITEAWTWVYRCNGCRRVHATDPGACPVCGAATRAVRARPGQKP
- a CDS encoding right-handed parallel beta-helix repeat-containing protein, translating into MWPVLLAVSLLATGVGFASAPVAVAPSHLPHPSITIVGDAAFDGPFSGVVDGVGTADDPYVIRGWEIVHTAQAGIRLEGTTAHVVIEDVVIRDLTGRVAAAPGCATRPGPECREPIGIHLAQAENVVVRDVRVTDHRFNVFVESSRGIAIEDTDFTPPVPDLLLTYLGVYVLRSEDVRISNVVFAGSESGLAVRASANVLVEGSTFRRTPLDSLFFGEASRAVTLKENRFADATVLVDGDHEAFSLVDNLFVGASSAFRASEEIEFPTRLPSALVCGNTFEGSRHPEAALWLAKSQDVHIVGNLFSNVTRGLRLDLGDRGLVEKNRFEDAGTAASIFNAGGWAFHNNSIVRSATGLVAEAGLPGNATRNWWGDATGPSGVGAGSGAALESTGFVPYDPWLVEEPKLKTKCPKLKPVRH